The proteins below are encoded in one region of Terriglobia bacterium:
- the miaB gene encoding tRNA (N6-isopentenyl adenosine(37)-C2)-methylthiotransferase MiaB, giving the protein MKFYVRTYGCQMNVADSDEMGRHLKAHGLVETQDPEEASILLVNTCTVRQHAEDRAFSEVGRLKRWKASRPGRKLVVTGCAAERTKEYLEDRFPFVDLVVGAKSIEDFGQIAERLLERRETDEELDYANPAVGDKVAAFVTIMRGCNYSCTYCIVPYVRGREIYHPMDQILAETAGRVREGAREIMLLGQTVNSYRHGQHRFGDLLKAVSGVDGVERVRFISPHPYYMTGPVVEAMAAVPQVCESLHLPVQSGSNAMLKAMARNYTREQYAELIGNMRKAMPEMTISTDIIVGFPGETEDDFRQTLSLIEELQFNWGFIFKYSGRDGTAAANLECLPEELIEERHQRCLELIERIAIEKRSRLLGTLQEVLIEEDNFGRTRTNYRVHVGGNIMQGEQVRVRITNAQRATLQGELDNGDLTFENFREKDSCGSARA; this is encoded by the coding sequence ATGAAGTTCTACGTCCGAACCTACGGCTGCCAGATGAACGTGGCTGATTCCGACGAAATGGGCCGCCATTTGAAGGCTCACGGGCTGGTGGAGACCCAGGATCCGGAAGAAGCGTCGATTCTCCTGGTGAATACCTGCACCGTTCGGCAGCATGCGGAGGATCGCGCTTTCTCCGAGGTCGGGCGCTTGAAGCGCTGGAAAGCCAGCCGGCCTGGCCGGAAGCTCGTCGTGACGGGCTGCGCCGCGGAACGCACGAAGGAGTATCTGGAAGATCGTTTCCCGTTCGTTGACCTTGTGGTCGGCGCCAAATCCATCGAAGACTTTGGACAGATTGCTGAACGTCTTCTCGAGCGGCGCGAGACCGACGAGGAACTGGACTACGCGAATCCCGCAGTCGGCGACAAAGTCGCGGCGTTCGTAACGATCATGCGGGGATGCAACTACTCCTGTACCTACTGCATCGTACCGTATGTGCGCGGCCGCGAGATTTATCACCCGATGGATCAGATTCTTGCGGAGACCGCCGGCCGCGTCCGGGAAGGCGCCCGCGAAATCATGCTGCTCGGCCAGACCGTGAATTCCTACAGGCATGGACAGCATCGCTTTGGTGATTTGTTGAAAGCGGTTTCGGGCGTGGACGGCGTCGAGCGGGTCCGATTCATCAGCCCGCATCCCTATTACATGACCGGCCCGGTGGTCGAAGCAATGGCGGCGGTGCCGCAGGTTTGCGAGTCGCTGCACTTGCCGGTTCAATCGGGTTCCAATGCCATGTTGAAGGCGATGGCGCGCAATTACACACGGGAGCAGTATGCCGAGCTCATCGGTAACATGCGGAAAGCCATGCCCGAAATGACCATCAGCACCGATATCATCGTGGGATTTCCCGGTGAAACGGAAGACGACTTCCGCCAGACCCTCTCGCTAATCGAAGAGCTTCAGTTTAACTGGGGATTTATTTTCAAGTATTCCGGCCGCGACGGGACAGCGGCCGCGAATCTCGAATGCCTACCTGAGGAGCTGATCGAAGAACGGCATCAACGCTGTCTGGAACTCATTGAGCGCATTGCCATCGAAAAGCGGTCCAGACTTCTGGGCACGCTTCAAGAGGTTCTGATCGAGGAAGACAACTTCGGCAGGACCCGAACGAATTATAGAGTTCACGTTGGCGGAAACATCATGCAAGGCGAACAAGTGCGCGTGCGCATCACCAATGCCCAGCGCGCGACGCTGCAAGGAGAATTGGACAATGGCGACCTTACTTTCGAGAATTTTCGGGAAAAAGACAGCTGCGGCAGCGCCCGCGCCTGA
- a CDS encoding rhodanese-like domain-containing protein: MATLLSRIFGKKTAAAAPAPENDDLDISALKPLMQPKAAVSTDPKDLSGVWTMQQVTTVFPSAQRALFQKYHVGGCSSCGFQPTDTLASVAMNHNLDVNELVDHIKQSEETERDLEITPRETAELLKAGKIKLLDVRTPEEYAIARLEGSVLADQGVAQEIMQTWPKETAIVTICHHGVRSLDAAAYLRGHGFANTRSMMGGIDAWAAQIDSSIPRY; this comes from the coding sequence ATGGCGACCTTACTTTCGAGAATTTTCGGGAAAAAGACAGCTGCGGCAGCGCCCGCGCCTGAAAACGACGATCTGGACATTTCCGCCCTTAAGCCGCTGATGCAGCCGAAGGCTGCCGTCAGCACGGACCCGAAAGATCTTTCCGGCGTCTGGACGATGCAGCAGGTGACGACGGTTTTTCCCTCGGCTCAGCGCGCCCTGTTTCAGAAGTACCACGTCGGCGGTTGCAGCAGCTGCGGGTTCCAGCCCACTGATACGCTGGCCTCGGTCGCAATGAACCATAACCTGGACGTGAACGAGCTTGTCGACCACATCAAGCAAAGTGAAGAGACGGAACGCGACCTCGAGATCACGCCGCGCGAGACAGCAGAGCTGTTGAAGGCCGGGAAGATCAAGCTGCTCGATGTGCGGACGCCTGAGGAATATGCGATCGCCCGGCTCGAAGGCAGCGTTCTCGCGGATCAGGGCGTCGCCCAGGAAATCATGCAGACATGGCCCAAAGAGACGGCGATCGTCACGATTTGCCATCATGGCGTGCGCAGCCTGGACGCTGCCGCGTACCTCCGCGGACATGGCTTCGCGAATACGAGAAGCATGATGGGTGGAATCGATGCATGGGCCGCGCAGATCGATTCGTCCATTCCACGATATTAG
- a CDS encoding carbon storage regulator: protein MLIISRKKDQKIILADDIEITVLEVGRNRVRFGIKAPKHVPIHTRLKTSLVPEDQTQVAEIGNQTSPFEGLPAAAGLAKRH, encoded by the coding sequence ATGCTTATAATCAGTCGAAAAAAAGACCAAAAGATCATTCTCGCCGACGACATCGAGATCACAGTTCTGGAAGTTGGTAGAAATCGAGTCCGGTTCGGCATTAAAGCACCCAAACATGTCCCTATCCATACTCGGCTGAAGACGTCTCTGGTCCCAGAAGATCAGACGCAAGTCGCTGAAATTGGAAACCAAACATCACCATTTGAGGGCTTGCCCGCGGCTGCCGGACTTGCCAAGCGGCATTAG
- a CDS encoding Smr/MutS family protein, which translates to MHEVPIGDSIDLHTFQPREIRIVVEEYLYQAVQRGYTAVRIIHGRGIGVQREMVRSILEKHPSVLTFHDAADRGSTHVTLRALPA; encoded by the coding sequence ATGCACGAGGTTCCGATCGGGGACTCCATCGATCTCCATACGTTCCAGCCGCGCGAAATTCGTATCGTCGTGGAGGAATACCTCTATCAGGCGGTACAGCGCGGTTACACGGCAGTCCGGATTATTCATGGCCGCGGGATCGGCGTACAACGCGAAATGGTGCGTTCCATCCTCGAAAAACACCCTTCCGTACTGACATTTCACGATGCGGCCGACAGGGGATCAACTCACGTAACTTTAAGGGCCTTGCCCGCGTAA
- the rnz gene encoding ribonuclease Z: MKIVLLGTSSAVPTLTRGLSCTVLIREGDVFMFDCGEGTQLQLMRSGVKRSRIHSIFIGHLHGDHLYGIAGLLSTLHLDGRETPLNVFGPEGLRVFLNAAFRTSELQFSFKVTVQEFPRGYRGRVVEEEEFYVDALPLDHSIFCLGWRFQEKRKPGIFNLERAQELGIPRGPVYGKLQHGESVKLDDGRVITPEMVLGGAREGKSVAYCLDTQFSERSIQLADKCTALIHETTFGPEAVDMARERKHSTMEDAARVAREARAGSLIATHFSSRYDGRQLAEIRDAARGVFENITTGRDLLEIEI; encoded by the coding sequence ATGAAAATAGTCTTGCTCGGAACCAGTTCCGCTGTCCCCACACTGACGCGCGGTCTTTCGTGCACAGTGCTCATTCGAGAAGGCGACGTCTTTATGTTCGATTGCGGCGAGGGTACGCAACTGCAATTGATGCGATCCGGCGTCAAGCGAAGCCGCATCCATTCGATTTTCATCGGCCACCTTCATGGAGACCATTTGTATGGCATCGCGGGCCTGCTGAGCACGCTGCATCTCGACGGCAGGGAAACGCCTCTGAACGTCTTCGGCCCGGAGGGACTTCGGGTGTTTCTCAACGCGGCCTTCCGGACGTCCGAGCTTCAGTTTTCATTCAAAGTGACCGTTCAGGAGTTTCCCCGCGGTTACCGGGGGCGCGTTGTGGAAGAGGAAGAGTTCTACGTCGATGCGCTTCCGCTCGACCATTCCATCTTCTGCCTGGGATGGAGGTTTCAAGAGAAGCGCAAGCCCGGCATCTTCAACCTCGAGCGGGCGCAGGAACTGGGAATTCCGCGCGGGCCGGTGTACGGGAAACTCCAGCATGGGGAGAGCGTCAAGCTCGATGACGGAAGGGTCATCACTCCGGAAATGGTTCTCGGCGGCGCGCGCGAGGGAAAGTCCGTCGCCTACTGTCTCGATACCCAGTTCTCCGAACGATCGATTCAATTAGCGGATAAATGCACGGCATTGATCCACGAAACGACTTTCGGCCCCGAGGCGGTCGACATGGCCCGCGAACGCAAACATTCCACGATGGAAGATGCCGCACGCGTTGCAAGGGAAGCCAGGGCCGGCAGCCTCATTGCGACGCATTTCAGCTCACGCTACGACGGACGGCAGCTGGCGGAGATTCGCGATGCAGCCCGTGGTGTGTTTGAAAACATCACCACAGGCCGCGACCTGCTGGAGATCGAAATCTAG
- a CDS encoding proline dehydrogenase family protein, with protein sequence MSLLNHFIARTLPLVPKSIVRRVANRYIAGETTAEALQVVAGLNARGIRGTLDILGEDIHRLDQATTASEQYLNLLEEIATRRIDSTISVKLTQLGLKIDPRTCLELINRILRRAKELNNFVRIDMEDSSCTSETLRIYRELRHNHSNVGIVIQAYLRRTLDDVASLEELKPNYRLCKGVYVEPRGISYRDMRIINRNYACILERLLRKGSYVGIATHDELMVWEAFRIIRELKLPPEAYEFQMLLGVDDQLRDIILAAGHKVRIYTPFGRDWYAYSVRRLHENPQLAGYVFKAMFK encoded by the coding sequence ATGAGCCTGCTGAATCACTTTATCGCCCGCACTCTTCCGCTGGTGCCGAAAAGCATCGTCCGCCGCGTCGCCAACCGCTATATCGCAGGCGAAACGACCGCTGAAGCTCTGCAGGTCGTGGCCGGACTGAATGCGCGGGGCATTCGAGGCACTCTCGACATCCTGGGTGAAGATATTCATCGCCTGGATCAGGCCACGACGGCCAGCGAACAATATTTGAATCTTCTGGAAGAGATCGCAACGCGCCGCATCGATTCCACGATTTCGGTCAAACTGACACAGCTTGGGTTGAAAATCGATCCGCGGACCTGCCTCGAGCTCATCAACCGGATCCTGCGCCGCGCGAAAGAGTTGAACAATTTCGTCCGGATCGACATGGAAGACTCCTCCTGCACCTCCGAAACCCTGCGGATCTATCGTGAATTGCGCCACAATCATTCCAACGTCGGCATCGTGATTCAAGCTTATCTCCGCCGGACGCTCGACGATGTCGCTTCGCTCGAGGAGCTGAAACCCAACTACAGATTGTGCAAAGGCGTTTACGTCGAACCACGCGGAATCTCGTACCGCGACATGCGGATCATCAACCGCAACTACGCCTGCATTCTCGAGCGGCTGCTGCGAAAAGGATCCTACGTGGGCATCGCCACTCACGACGAACTCATGGTCTGGGAAGCATTCCGCATTATCCGGGAGCTGAAGCTGCCGCCCGAGGCTTACGAGTTCCAGATGCTTCTCGGCGTTGATGATCAGTTGCGGGATATCATTCTTGCGGCCGGCCACAAAGTTCGCATCTATACTCCCTTTGGCCGCGACTGGTACGCTTACTCCGTCCGCCGTTTACACGAGAACCCGCAACTCGCCGGTTACGTGTTCAAGGCGATGTTCAAATAA
- a CDS encoding D-alanyl-D-alanine carboxypeptidase: protein MKKHFFSPICLILLIFGPALAQETTSRSVAASAENQNPAVRLASVSESNYLNQLSLRGFSLDTQGLLIESLDGHSVFAELNSNVGFNPASVIKVATSFAALSRFGPEYHFETAFYMDGAINKKTRTLNGNLVFQSTGDPVLTSIDVSRLVREVVREGITHVNGNLVVTGPFTYGMFYTTDKATKGLAQSLRRAGIRFNETVNGGTAQGTKIASHVSSSLREILLYQNEHSVNQTAERTGEAVGGPKGVEQFLIKELNISPGEIAISHTSGLDYNRITPRATVQLFRELVFWLNLNNLRPDDILPVAGVDAGTLAQRFKGDEYRGAVIGKTGTLPGTDGGVSTLAGIAYTRDHGPVLFAIFNTKGSVTTFRKLQDSFLKGFIVESGGIPETQASLLHRLNN, encoded by the coding sequence ATGAAGAAGCACTTCTTTTCGCCCATCTGTTTGATTTTACTGATCTTCGGCCCCGCCTTGGCGCAGGAGACGACCTCCCGAAGCGTCGCAGCGAGTGCGGAAAACCAGAATCCGGCCGTACGGCTGGCCAGCGTCAGCGAGTCGAATTACCTGAACCAACTCTCCCTTCGGGGGTTCAGCCTTGATACACAAGGGCTTTTGATCGAATCTCTGGATGGCCACAGCGTATTTGCCGAACTTAACAGCAACGTGGGATTCAATCCCGCCTCCGTGATCAAGGTCGCAACTTCCTTTGCCGCCCTTTCCAGGTTCGGTCCCGAATACCACTTCGAGACCGCTTTCTATATGGACGGTGCTATCAATAAGAAAACTCGGACGCTAAACGGAAACCTGGTGTTCCAGTCCACCGGTGATCCGGTCCTGACGTCCATTGACGTCTCGCGCCTTGTCCGGGAAGTCGTGCGGGAAGGCATCACCCATGTAAATGGCAATCTTGTTGTAACCGGACCATTTACCTATGGCATGTTCTACACGACAGATAAAGCAACGAAAGGGTTGGCCCAATCGCTGCGACGGGCCGGAATAAGATTCAACGAAACGGTCAATGGCGGAACTGCACAAGGCACGAAAATCGCGAGCCACGTTTCATCGAGCCTTCGCGAAATCCTGCTTTACCAGAACGAACACAGCGTGAATCAGACGGCAGAACGAACAGGCGAAGCGGTCGGCGGCCCGAAAGGTGTTGAGCAGTTCCTGATCAAGGAACTCAACATCAGTCCGGGCGAGATCGCAATCTCGCACACGTCAGGGCTGGACTACAACCGTATAACACCCCGCGCAACGGTTCAACTGTTTCGGGAACTCGTGTTCTGGCTGAATCTGAACAATCTGCGGCCCGATGATATTCTTCCCGTCGCCGGCGTCGACGCCGGGACGCTGGCACAACGTTTCAAAGGAGACGAATACCGGGGCGCCGTCATCGGAAAGACCGGCACCTTGCCGGGAACCGATGGCGGAGTCAGCACACTCGCGGGAATCGCCTACACACGGGACCACGGGCCGGTGTTGTTCGCCATCTTCAACACCAAAGGATCTGTGACCACCTTCCGCAAATTACAGGATTCATTTTTGAAGGGCTTTATTGTCGAAAGCGGTGGTATTCCTGAAACTCAGGCATCCCTGCTTCATCGGCTGAATAACTAA